GTTCTCCACGCTCTGAACCCGCTCGAGCTCCTCGCCCAGCCTCCCCGCGGTCGCCAGGGCGTCCTCCAGGGCGGATCGCTTGTCGAAGAGGCTCTGCAGCCGGTCGTCGAAGGAGGCGGACTCGAGGCGGAGCTTCGCGAGCTTCTCCTCGAACTGGCCGACCTCGGCCAGCCGCTCCCGGAGGGTGTTGGTGCGGACGTCCATCTCGTCGAGCTGCTTGGTCTGTAAGGCGAGCTGGTTGTGCTGGCTGGCGAGCTCGGTACGGCCTTCCTCCATCTCCTGGAGGGCGAGCTTGAACTGCGCGGCCGATTCCCGTGCCTTGGCGCCCTCGGCCTGGGCGGTCTTCGTGGCCGCCAGGACGGCCTCCACCTCGGCCTTGGCGGCCAGGATGGACTGCATCCGCAGCTCCAGCGCGTCTATGGCCTGACGGGTCTCGGTGACCTGGGCCATCTGCTGGTTGATCTTGTTGACCTGGGCCTCGATGTCCCAGAAGACCACATTGATCCGGGCCTGCTCCGCGGCCACCTTCTCGACTATCTCGCGCTCCCGGTCCAGGCTCTTGAACTTGTTCTTGATGTACTCGACGGACTGCTTGAGCTCGTCGGCCTTGCGCTGGTAGGTGCCTATCTCGGCCAGGTCCTCGGACATCTTCTTCGTGGATTCCCGGGTGGCGTTGAGCTCCGTCGTCAGCTCGCCCAGCTTGGCGACGAGGTTCTCCGTCCGGCCGTCCACGGCGCTCATGTTCCCCGAAATGGTCTCGACCTTTTTGGCGGCCTCTTCCAGGCGGGTCTGGAGCTTGGTTATCTCCTCCCCCTCGCGCTTCAGGTCGGCCAGGTTGTCGGCGACCTCGGCGGCCTTGGCGTCCAGTTGGTCCAGCCGGCTGGAGACCTTGGCCAGTTCCTGGTTGGCCTTGACGACCCCCGTCTCGCTCTTCAAGAGACGGTCCAGCTCCTGCCGGTAGCCGGACAGGTTGTTCTCGAAGCCCCGCAGCTTCTCCTCGGTCTCGGCGATAACGGTGTCCAGCTTGCCCGCCACGTCCCGCACGCGCTTCTTGGACTTCTCGATGACCTTCGAGGTGAGCCGGATCTCGTCCAGGTCGGTGGTTATCTGCTCCCGGGACCCGGAGACCTCGCGCAGGCCGTCGGCCAGCTCTTGTATCTCCTTGCCCTTTTTCTTGACGAGGTCGAGGTTCTCCTGCGTGTGCTTGGTCTCGTCCGCAAGCTCCCGCAGGACGCCTTCGGACTTGGCGAAGAGCTCGGTGAGCTTGTCGCGGATCTGCAGGTACTGCTTGTCATCGCCCTTGGATTGGGAAAGCGACAGGCTTGAGATGAGGTTTTCTTCCCACTGCTCGGGCTTCTCCGCGGGTTTTTCTTTCTTTCCCATAGGGGCCCCCTGGTATTGTCAGCCGAAACTGCAAACGCCTACAATTTAATGACTCCGTCGGCCGTTTGTCAAGACTTAATAGAACCGATGTCGTTGTGGATGCGCCAATTCCGGCGCTCTTCACCGCTTTCCCGACCCGTGCGGCGCTACGGCTCTTCGTAGCAGCCCTTCTCGATGAAAAGAGGCACCAGATCGGGGTCGAACTGCTCCCCGGCGTTGCCCTCCAGCTCGAGGAGCGCCCGCTCGGTGGTCAAAGGGTGGCGGTAGGGCCGCTCCGAGGTCATGGCGTCGTAGGCCTCGGCGATGGCCAGGATGCGGGCCGGGAGCGGAATCTCTTCCCCGGCCAGCCGGTTGGGGTAGCCCTCGCCGTCCCAGCGTTCGTGGTGGTAGCGGATGGTGCGGGCCGCCTCCTCCAGGTAGGGGATGCCCCCCACGAGCGCCTCGCCGACGATGGTATGCCGCCGCACCACGACCCACTCCGCCTCGTCCAACGGGGTGTCCTTGCCGAGTATCTCCTCGGCCAGGCCGACTTTGCCGATGTCGTGCAGGACCGCGGCGAAGGAGAGGGAGGTCAGCTCCTCGGGCCCGAGGCCCCGGGCCCGGCCCAGGCGCACGGCGTAGCGCATCACCCGGTCCGAGTGGCCGCGGTGGTAGGCGTCCCGGGCCTCCAGCGCGTTGATCATGGTGCGCACCGTGGCCAGGTAGGAGCTCTCCACGATCGAGTGGCGGGCCAGGCGCTCCACGAAGACCGCGAGCTGGCCGTGGAGGGTCTCCAGCCGATCGAGGAACTCCTGGGCCGCCTCGGGCTTTTTCCAGACTAAAAAGACGTGGTAGGCGAAGGGGACGGGGCCGAAGGCCATCCCCACGCCGGAGCCGGGCTTCAGGTCGAAGCTCGCCTCGAAGCGCAGGAAGTGCTTGTTCTGCATGGGCTTGATCGGGGTATGGCGGGTGGGGAGCTTGCCCAGCTTGTCGAAGGCCTCCTCGAGCTCCCGGCGTCCGGGGAGCGTGACCCCCTCGGCGCGGGCCCCCACGTCGCCGTCGGGACGGCGCCAGAGGGCGACCGTGGCGTCGGCTTCGAAGATCTCCCCCAGGTAGGCGACCAGCTCGCCGAAGAAAGATTCGGGGTCCAGCTCGGCCCCGAGCCGGTTCTCCATCTCACGCAGGCCCGTGAGAGCGGCCAGCTCCAGGCGCAGGTTGGTGTTGAGCGGCTTGGAGTCGGGGGCGGTGACGCAGAGTTCCGCGTAGGGCGCGAGCTGGAGCCTGAGGAGTTGGGAGAGGACGACCAGGTCCACCTTCGCGCCGTCCCCCCGGCGGCAGATTATCACCTGCATCAGCCCCGGGACCTCGGGGTGGATGCTGAGCGCCTCGCAGCCCCCACCGCAGTCTATGACCCGGTCGTGGGCCTTGGTGAGCCTCTCGAGGCAGGACGAGTCCGGGGTGGTGGAGAAGGCGGGGCAGTGGTCCTTGGTGGAGCCGAGCCGCTCGATGCCGCCCTTGGTGAGGACGACGAGCTGGGTGCGGGTGGTGAGGGCGAAGTCGTTCAACAGATCGGCAAGCTTCATGGGGGTCACCTGTCCGGGGCTTACGTAATGTCTAACCCTATAAATATAGCACAGAAAAGCCGAAGTGGCTCACCGCCTTGTCAACCTTTTCCAGGACGATCGTTTCTACGGCGGTCTCGGCCCGTTCCCGCATGGCCCGCAGTTGCGATTCGCGGCTTACGTCGTGGAGGTTCTTCGAGCTGCGGGCGTAGAGGGCGCATTTAATCGTCTCGGTCCTCCTGCGTGACCTCCCAGGTGTAGCCGTCTTCGGGGATTTCCACGTCGTAGCGGGTATAGGTCGCGCCGTTTTCGTTTTCGCAGCGGATGTCATAAATGTTATAAGAATCTATCGGCAACACGATTTTTACACTTTCCCCCGGTGCCAGTTCCCCTTCCCAGAACCGCCCGAAACCCCAGTCGGGTTCCCCGTCTATAGACCGACAGCCGATTATCTTAACGATGTTGTACCAAGTCAGTCCGTTGGTTATCGTCAGGTAGGCGTGCCCCGGGTCCAGGCCGTCGTCGCCCGTCGGCGCGGTGCAGGCCAGCGGCAAAAGAGAGAGAAGGGCCAGGAGGCTAATCAGAAACCCCTTCATCTTTTCCTCCGAGTAGACGGCATCTCCCGTCTACGGCTTGAACGGCGCCCTCCGTGCCGCCCGGTCTAACTCGGATCACAGCGTTCCGGCATCAGGGACGGTACGTCTCGATGGCGCGGAGGTTGTCGTGGATGGTCGCCGGGGCGTGGAAGTTTCGCGGGGCGGAGTACTCGACGACGGGGCGGTCGTCGGTGACCGGCTCGAAGCCCCGCACGTACTCGCGGAAGGCGTCGTCGTCCAGGGCCAGCCGGTCCAGGAGCGCCGCGGGCCCCGGCACCCCCACCTCGGTCAGGGTGCGGACGATTTCGGGGTTGCGGGCCGCCGCGGCGAAACGCTCCGGGTCCGCGCGCAGCGGCTCGTCGGAGCCCAAAAGAACGATGTCGTTCCCGGTGAGCCAGAGCTGGACGTGGGAAAAGGCCCGGCCGAAGGCGGCGGCCAGCATCCGCACGTCGCGCACGGAGAGCTGGTAGAGCGGTATCCACTGGGCGACGACCCCGCCGGGCTTGAGCGCCCGTTTGCAAAGCTCGTAGTAATCCACCGTGTAGAGGTTGACCACACCGGCCACGGCGGGCGGCATCGGCTCGGCGGTGATGACGTCGTAACGCCGGTCCGTGCACAGGAGGTAGTTCCGCCCGTCGTCCACTATCACCCGGGCCAGGGGGTTGTCCAGGACGTCCAGGTTGAATTTGGCGAAGAACGGGGCGCACTCCAGCACCGCCGGGGCTATCTCCACGCAGTCCACCCGCTCAACCGTGTCGTACACCGCCAGGGCCCCGAAGGTGGAACCCGACCCGAAGCAGATGACCAGCACATCCTTGGGGTCCGAGTGGACCAGCATGGGCAGGTGGGCCAGCATACGGTTCTTGCGCATGTCGCTCACGGCGGTGTAGGTGGCCTGGTTCCCGTCAATGACCAGCCGGCGGGTGGTCATCCCCCCGTTGGCGGGGTCGTCGGTGCGCTCGCGCACCTCCACGGTCCCCGACTCACTTTCGTCGTAGAAGAGGAGCGTCTCGCCGGGAGCGAGGAAGTTCTCGCCCAGGCGGTCGAAGGGTAGCCAGAGGGTGCCGAAGGCGAGGGTGGCGGCGCAGGAGGTCAGGGCCAGGGTCCTTTTTTCGAGCCAGCGCCACGCCGCCGCCGCGGCCACCACCACCGACAGCC
This bacterium DNA region includes the following protein-coding sequences:
- a CDS encoding HD-GYP domain-containing protein, translating into MKLADLLNDFALTTRTQLVVLTKGGIERLGSTKDHCPAFSTTPDSSCLERLTKAHDRVIDCGGGCEALSIHPEVPGLMQVIICRRGDGAKVDLVVLSQLLRLQLAPYAELCVTAPDSKPLNTNLRLELAALTGLREMENRLGAELDPESFFGELVAYLGEIFEADATVALWRRPDGDVGARAEGVTLPGRRELEEAFDKLGKLPTRHTPIKPMQNKHFLRFEASFDLKPGSGVGMAFGPVPFAYHVFLVWKKPEAAQEFLDRLETLHGQLAVFVERLARHSIVESSYLATVRTMINALEARDAYHRGHSDRVMRYAVRLGRARGLGPEELTSLSFAAVLHDIGKVGLAEEILGKDTPLDEAEWVVVRRHTIVGEALVGGIPYLEEAARTIRYHHERWDGEGYPNRLAGEEIPLPARILAIAEAYDAMTSERPYRHPLTTERALLELEGNAGEQFDPDLVPLFIEKGCYEEP